One part of the Fusobacterium pseudoperiodonticum genome encodes these proteins:
- a CDS encoding ATP-binding cassette domain-containing protein, which produces MIEFKNISKSYGNQEVIKDFNLTIECGTFLTIIGSSGSGKTTILKMVNGLIKADKGEVLINNKNIQDEDLIELRRKIGYVIQGNILFPHLTVFENIAYVLNLKKYDKKEIEKIVNEKMDMLNLSRDLKDRLPDELSGGQQQRVGIARALAANPDIILMDEPFGAVDAITRYQLQKDLKDLHKKTEATIVFITHDITEALKLGTKVLVLDKGEIQQYDVPKNICSNPKNDFVKQLLKMAEM; this is translated from the coding sequence ATGATAGAATTTAAAAATATTAGTAAGAGTTATGGAAATCAAGAAGTAATAAAAGATTTTAATCTGACTATTGAATGCGGAACATTTTTAACTATCATAGGTTCGTCAGGCTCTGGGAAAACAACAATTTTAAAGATGGTAAATGGTCTTATAAAGGCAGATAAAGGTGAAGTACTAATAAACAATAAAAATATCCAAGACGAAGATTTAATTGAACTTAGAAGAAAAATAGGTTATGTAATTCAAGGAAATATTTTATTTCCACACTTAACAGTTTTTGAAAATATTGCCTATGTGTTAAATTTAAAAAAATATGATAAAAAAGAAATTGAAAAAATAGTAAATGAAAAAATGGATATGTTAAATCTTTCAAGGGATTTAAAAGATAGACTACCAGATGAACTATCAGGTGGGCAACAACAGAGAGTTGGAATAGCAAGAGCCTTAGCAGCAAACCCTGATATAATATTGATGGATGAACCATTTGGAGCAGTTGATGCTATCACAAGATATCAGTTACAAAAAGATTTAAAGGATTTACATAAAAAGACAGAGGCAACTATTGTCTTTATAACTCATGATATAACTGAGGCTTTAAAATTGGGAACAAAGGTTTTAGTATTGGATAAAGGAGAAATTCAGCAATACGATGTACCTAAAAATATTTGTTCTAATCCTAAAAATGACTTTGTGAAACAATTATTAAAAATGGCAGAGATGTAG
- a CDS encoding glutathione peroxidase has translation MKIYDFTVKNRKGEDVSLENFKGKVLLIVNTATRCGFTPQYDELEALYSKYNKDGFEVLDFPCNQFGNQAPESDDEIHTFCQLNYKVKFDQFAKVEVNGENAIPLFKYLQEQKGFTGFDPKHKLTSILNEMLSKNDPDFAKKPDIKWNFTKFLVDKAGNVVARFEPTTGAEEIEKEIKKYL, from the coding sequence ATGAAAATTTATGATTTTACTGTAAAAAATAGAAAAGGTGAAGATGTTTCTTTAGAAAATTTTAAAGGAAAAGTTTTATTGATTGTTAATACTGCAACTAGATGTGGATTTACACCACAATATGATGAATTAGAAGCTCTATACTCAAAATATAACAAAGATGGTTTTGAAGTTTTAGACTTCCCTTGTAATCAATTTGGAAATCAAGCTCCAGAAAGTGATGACGAAATTCATACTTTCTGTCAATTGAATTACAAAGTTAAATTTGACCAATTTGCAAAAGTTGAAGTTAATGGTGAAAATGCTATACCACTTTTCAAATATTTACAAGAACAAAAAGGATTTACTGGCTTTGATCCTAAACATAAACTAACTTCTATACTTAATGAAATGCTTTCAAAAAATGATCCTGACTTTGCTAAAAAGCCAGATATAAAATGGAATTTTACTAAGTTTCTAGTAGATAAAGCAGGAAATGTTGTAGCAAGATTTGAACCTACTACAGGTGCTGAAGAAATAGAAAAAGAAATAAAAAAATATCTATAA
- a CDS encoding riboflavin synthase subunit alpha: MEILDKKSNRMSRANAGVSECNEFPDLQRILDFLSLRNLLSNELFFTFVNLQ, encoded by the coding sequence ATGGAAATTTTAGATAAAAAATCAAATAGAATGAGCCGAGCAAATGCAGGAGTGTCTGAGTGTAATGAGTTTCCTGATTTGCAGCGAATTCTTGATTTTTTATCGTTAAGAAATTTACTCAGTAACGAACTATTTTTTACTTTTGTGAATTTGCAATAG
- a CDS encoding ABC transporter ATP-binding protein: MFKKFISYYKPHKKMFFLDLLAAFLISICDLFYPILTRSILYDFIPNRKLKTIFLFLFILALIYIFKMLSNYFVGYYGHIVGVKIQADMRRDLFKHIQNMPISYFDKNQTGDIMSRIVNDLIDISELAHHGPEDVFISGVLVLGSFFYLINLNPLLTCIVFVFIPILALLTIFLRKRMMRAFAETRTTVGAINANLSNSISGIRVSKSFNNSKFEFKKFEEGNSKYIIARKAAYFWLAVFQGGVYYIIDTLYLVMLLSGTLFTYYEKITVVDFVTYMLFVNLLITPIKRLINSVEQFQNGMSGFRRFYEVITVPQEEEGKIEVGKLNGDIVFDEVTFRYEENENVFENFSLNIKAGTNVALVGESGVGKSTICHLIPRFYEILSGKITIDDIDIKDMTLSSLRKNIGIVSQDVFLFTGTIKENIAYGKLDATDEEIYRAAKYANIHDYIMTLEKGYDTQVGERGIRLSGGQKQRISIARVFLANPPILILDEATSALDSITERNIQKSLDELSEGRTTLVVAHRLTTVRKADVIIVITKDGIAEMGNHDELMKLEGIYYKLNQV; the protein is encoded by the coding sequence TTGTTTAAGAAATTTATTTCATATTATAAGCCTCATAAGAAAATGTTTTTTTTAGATTTACTAGCAGCTTTTCTTATTTCTATTTGTGATTTATTCTATCCTATATTAACTCGTTCAATATTATATGATTTTATCCCAAATAGAAAATTAAAAACAATTTTTTTATTTCTATTTATCTTAGCATTAATCTATATTTTTAAAATGCTATCCAATTATTTTGTTGGCTACTATGGACATATTGTTGGAGTAAAAATACAAGCAGATATGAGAAGAGATTTATTTAAGCATATTCAAAATATGCCTATATCTTATTTTGACAAGAATCAGACTGGTGATATTATGTCAAGAATAGTAAATGACCTGATAGATATTTCAGAACTTGCTCACCATGGACCTGAAGATGTTTTCATATCAGGTGTTCTAGTTTTAGGTTCTTTTTTCTATCTAATTAATTTAAATCCTCTATTAACTTGTATAGTTTTCGTCTTTATTCCAATTTTAGCTCTACTTACTATTTTTTTAAGAAAGAGAATGATGAGAGCCTTCGCTGAAACAAGAACTACTGTTGGTGCTATAAATGCAAACTTATCAAATTCTATTTCAGGAATTAGAGTCTCTAAATCCTTTAATAATAGCAAGTTTGAATTTAAAAAATTTGAAGAAGGAAACTCTAAATATATCATTGCAAGAAAGGCAGCATACTTCTGGTTAGCTGTTTTTCAGGGTGGAGTTTACTATATCATAGATACTCTTTATCTTGTTATGCTTTTAAGTGGAACTTTATTTACTTATTACGAGAAAATCACTGTAGTAGATTTTGTTACATATATGCTATTTGTTAACTTGTTAATAACTCCTATAAAAAGGCTTATTAACTCAGTAGAACAATTTCAAAATGGAATGAGTGGCTTTAGAAGATTCTATGAAGTAATAACTGTTCCTCAAGAAGAAGAAGGAAAAATTGAAGTTGGAAAGCTAAATGGTGATATAGTCTTTGATGAAGTTACTTTTAGATATGAAGAAAATGAAAATGTTTTTGAGAATTTCTCTTTAAATATTAAGGCAGGAACAAATGTGGCTTTAGTTGGTGAATCAGGAGTTGGTAAAAGTACTATCTGCCATTTAATCCCAAGATTCTATGAAATTCTATCTGGTAAAATTACTATAGATGACATAGATATTAAAGATATGACCTTATCTTCACTTAGAAAAAATATAGGGATTGTAAGTCAAGATGTTTTCCTATTTACAGGAACTATAAAAGAAAATATTGCCTATGGAAAATTAGATGCCACTGATGAAGAAATTTATAGAGCAGCTAAGTATGCAAATATCCATGACTATATTATGACTTTAGAAAAAGGATATGATACTCAAGTTGGTGAAAGAGGTATTCGTTTATCTGGTGGACAAAAACAAAGAATTTCTATTGCTAGAGTATTTTTAGCTAATCCTCCTATTCTAATTTTAGATGAGGCAACAAGTGCTTTAGACAGTATAACTGAAAGAAATATACAAAAATCTCTAGATGAACTTAGTGAAGGTAGAACGACTTTAGTGGTTGCCCATAGACTTACAACAGTAAGAAAAGCAGATGTCATTATTGTTATTACTAAAGATGGAATAGCTGAAATGGGAAACCATGATGAATTAATGAAACTAGAAGGAATTTATTATAAATTAAATCAAGTTTAA
- a CDS encoding lysophospholipid acyltransferase family protein — MYFIQYIVARFFIFLLLLLPEKLRFKFGDFLGNLTYKLIKSRRMTALMNLKMAFPEKSDEEIEKIARKSFRIMIKAFLCSLWFDKYLKNPKNIKIINQESMLNACKKNKGVMAATMHMGNMEASTVCTGENKIITVAKKQRNPYINDYITKLRGKANYMEVIEKNERTSRVLISKLREKKVIALFSDHRDKGAIINFFGKKTKAPSGAVSMALKFDLPFLLVYNTFNDDNTITIYVTDEIELKKTGNFKEDVQNNVQYLINIMEDVIRKHPEQWMWFHDRWNSFREYKRSLKNKK; from the coding sequence ATGTATTTTATTCAATATATTGTTGCTAGATTTTTTATTTTTTTATTACTCTTATTGCCTGAAAAATTAAGATTTAAGTTTGGAGATTTTTTAGGAAATCTTACATATAAATTAATTAAAAGTAGAAGAATGACAGCCCTTATGAATTTGAAAATGGCTTTTCCTGAAAAGAGTGACGAGGAAATTGAAAAGATTGCAAGAAAATCTTTTAGAATAATGATAAAGGCTTTCTTATGCTCACTATGGTTTGATAAATATCTAAAGAATCCTAAAAACATAAAAATTATAAATCAAGAAAGTATGTTGAATGCTTGTAAAAAAAATAAAGGGGTTATGGCTGCTACTATGCACATGGGAAATATGGAAGCAAGTACAGTTTGTACAGGTGAAAATAAAATTATTACTGTTGCTAAAAAGCAAAGAAATCCATATATAAATGACTATATTACAAAACTTAGAGGAAAAGCAAACTATATGGAAGTAATAGAAAAAAATGAAAGAACAAGTAGAGTTTTAATTTCTAAGTTGAGAGAAAAGAAAGTTATTGCACTATTTTCTGACCATAGAGATAAAGGAGCAATAATTAATTTCTTTGGTAAAAAAACAAAAGCACCTAGTGGAGCAGTATCAATGGCATTGAAGTTTGACTTACCTTTCTTACTTGTCTATAACACTTTTAATGATGATAACACAATTACCATCTACGTTACAGATGAAATAGAATTGAAAAAGACAGGTAATTTTAAGGAAGATGTACAAAACAATGTTCAATATTTAATAAATATTATGGAAGATGTTATTAGAAAACATCCAGAACAATGGATGTGGTTTCACGATAGATGGAATAGTTTTAGAGAATACAAACGTTCATTGAAAAATAAAAAATAA
- a CDS encoding 5'-methylthioadenosine/adenosylhomocysteine nucleosidase, whose translation MKIGIIGAMHEEIVELKTSMTDINEIEISNLKFYEGKLCSKDVILVESGIGKVNAAISTTLLISHFKVDKIIFTGVAGAVNPDIKVTDIVIATDLVESDMDVTAGGNYKLGEIPRMKSSNFKADPYLFTLADSVATKLFGTERVHKGRIISRDEFVASSEKVKKLREIFEAECVEMEGAAVAHVCEVLNVPFIVLRSISDKADDEAGMTFDEFVKIAAKNSKSIVEGILSIIK comes from the coding sequence ATGAAAATTGGAATAATTGGTGCTATGCACGAAGAAATAGTTGAATTAAAAACTTCAATGACTGACATAAATGAAATAGAAATTAGTAATTTAAAATTCTATGAAGGAAAACTATGCTCAAAAGATGTTATATTAGTAGAAAGTGGTATAGGAAAAGTTAATGCTGCAATATCTACAACTCTTTTAATTTCTCATTTTAAAGTTGATAAAATAATATTTACAGGAGTTGCTGGAGCAGTTAATCCTGATATTAAAGTTACTGATATTGTTATTGCCACTGATTTAGTTGAATCTGATATGGATGTAACAGCGGGTGGAAACTATAAGTTAGGAGAAATTCCAAGAATGAAGAGTTCTAACTTTAAAGCCGATCCTTATCTTTTTACTTTAGCTGATTCAGTTGCTACAAAACTTTTTGGAACTGAGAGAGTTCATAAAGGAAGAATAATAAGTAGAGATGAATTTGTGGCCTCATCAGAAAAAGTAAAAAAATTAAGAGAGATTTTTGAAGCTGAATGTGTTGAAATGGAAGGAGCAGCAGTTGCTCATGTCTGTGAAGTTTTAAATGTTCCATTTATAGTTTTAAGATCAATTTCTGATAAAGCTGATGACGAAGCAGGAATGACTTTTGATGAGTTTGTAAAAATTGCAGCTAAAAATTCAAAATCAATAGTAGAAGGAATTTTATCAATTATAAAATAA
- a CDS encoding bifunctional folylpolyglutamate synthase/dihydrofolate synthase, whose product MNIDALLEELYAYSMFSIRLGLDNIKEICKYLGNPQNSYKVIHITGTNGKGSVSTTVERVLIDAGYKVGKYTSPHILEFNERISFNDKYISNEDVAKYYEKVKKIIEEHKIQATFFEVTTAMMFDYFKDMKAEYVILEAGMGGRYDATNICNNTVSVITNVSLEHTEYLGDTIYKIATEKAGIIKNCPYTIFADNNPDVKKAIEEVTDKYVNVLDKYKDSTYKLDFNTFTTNININGNIYEYSLFGDYQYKNFLCAYEVVKYLGIDENIIKEAIKKVVWQCRFEVFSKNPLVIFDGAHNAAGVEELIKIVKQHFSKDEVTVLVSILKDKDRVSMFKKLNEISSSIVLTSIPNNPRASTARELYDYVENKKDFEYEEDPIKAYNLALSKKRKLTVCCGSFYILIKLKEGLNG is encoded by the coding sequence ATGAATATTGACGCTTTACTTGAAGAATTATATGCTTATTCTATGTTTAGTATAAGACTTGGTTTAGATAATATTAAAGAAATTTGTAAATACTTAGGAAATCCTCAAAATTCATATAAGGTTATACATATAACTGGAACTAATGGTAAGGGATCTGTTTCAACAACTGTTGAAAGAGTTCTAATAGATGCTGGATATAAGGTTGGAAAATACACTTCTCCTCATATACTTGAATTCAATGAAAGAATATCTTTTAATGACAAGTATATCAGTAATGAAGATGTTGCCAAATATTATGAAAAAGTCAAAAAGATTATTGAAGAACATAAAATACAAGCAACTTTCTTTGAAGTTACAACTGCTATGATGTTTGACTATTTTAAAGATATGAAGGCTGAATATGTAATTTTAGAAGCTGGTATGGGTGGAAGATATGATGCAACAAATATTTGTAATAATACTGTATCAGTGATAACTAATGTTAGCTTAGAGCATACAGAGTACTTAGGAGATACTATTTACAAAATAGCAACTGAAAAAGCTGGAATAATTAAAAACTGTCCTTACACTATCTTTGCTGATAATAATCCTGATGTAAAAAAAGCAATTGAAGAAGTTACAGATAAATATGTAAATGTCCTAGATAAATATAAAGATAGTACATATAAACTTGATTTTAATACTTTTACAACTAATATAAATATAAATGGAAATATCTATGAATATTCACTTTTTGGTGATTATCAATATAAAAATTTCTTATGTGCCTATGAAGTTGTAAAATACTTAGGTATAGATGAAAATATAATAAAAGAAGCGATTAAAAAGGTTGTATGGCAATGTAGATTTGAAGTATTCTCTAAAAATCCTCTTGTGATTTTTGATGGTGCTCATAATGCTGCTGGTGTTGAAGAACTTATAAAAATTGTAAAACAACATTTTTCAAAAGATGAAGTTACTGTGTTAGTATCTATTTTAAAAGATAAAGATAGAGTTTCAATGTTTAAAAAACTAAATGAAATATCTTCTAGTATAGTCTTAACATCTATACCAAACAATCCAAGAGCTTCGACAGCAAGAGAATTATATGACTATGTTGAAAATAAGAAAGATTTTGAATATGAAGAAGATCCAATAAAAGCATATAATTTAGCTTTAAGTAAAAAGAGGAAGCTAACTGTATGCTGTGGTTCTTTCTACATTTTAATTAAGTTAAAAGAGGGGTTAAATGGATAA
- the hprK gene encoding HPr(Ser) kinase/phosphatase produces MYTYTTVREIADSLNLEILNEGNLDLKIDIPNIYQIGYELVGFLDKDSDELNRYINICSLKESRFMATFSKERKEKVISEYMALDFPALIFSKDAIIAEEFYYYAKKYNKNILLSNEKASVTVRKLKFFLSKALSIEEEYEDYSLMEIHGVGVLMTGYSNARKGVMIELLERGHRMITDKNLVIRRIGENDLLGYNGKKKVKLGHFYLEDIQNGSVDVTDHFGVKSTRIEKKINILIVLEEWNEKEFYDRLGLDTQYETFVGEKIQKFVIPVRKGRNLAVIIEAAALSFRLKRMGHNTPLEFLNKSQEIIQKKKKEREENMNTNSLAVTKLINEFDLEVKYGRDKVTSTYIKSSNVYRPSLSLIGFFDLIEEVSNIGIQIFSKMEFNFLDKLCPTDRINNLKKFLSFDIPMIVLTEDANAPDYFFELVQKSGHILAIAPYKKSSQIIANFNNYLDSFFSETISVHGVLVELFGFGVLLTGKSGIGKSETALELIHRGHRLIADDMVKFYRDTQGDIVGKSAELPFFMEIRGLGIIDIKTLYGMSSVRLSKRLDMIIELKALDNSDYMSAPTTHLYEDVLGKPIKKRILEISSGRNAAAMVEVMVMDYMSGLLGQK; encoded by the coding sequence ATGTACACATATACCACTGTCAGAGAAATTGCAGATTCATTAAATTTAGAAATATTAAATGAAGGAAATTTAGATTTAAAAATTGATATCCCTAATATCTATCAAATTGGTTATGAACTTGTTGGTTTTTTAGATAAAGATAGTGATGAGTTAAATAGATATATCAATATCTGTAGCTTAAAAGAATCAAGATTTATGGCTACTTTTTCTAAGGAAAGAAAAGAAAAAGTCATTTCAGAATATATGGCACTTGATTTCCCAGCCCTAATCTTTTCAAAAGATGCCATCATAGCTGAAGAATTTTATTATTATGCTAAAAAATATAACAAAAATATTCTTTTAAGCAATGAAAAAGCTTCTGTTACTGTTAGAAAATTAAAATTCTTTCTTTCTAAAGCTCTGTCTATCGAAGAAGAATATGAAGATTATTCTCTTATGGAAATTCATGGTGTTGGAGTATTGATGACAGGTTATTCAAATGCTAGAAAAGGTGTTATGATAGAGCTACTTGAAAGAGGTCATCGTATGATAACAGATAAAAATCTAGTTATACGTCGTATTGGTGAAAATGATTTGCTCGGTTACAATGGAAAAAAGAAAGTAAAGCTGGGGCATTTTTATCTAGAAGATATACAAAATGGTTCTGTTGATGTTACAGATCATTTTGGAGTAAAATCAACAAGAATAGAAAAAAAGATAAATATACTTATAGTTTTAGAAGAATGGAATGAAAAAGAATTCTATGACAGACTTGGACTAGATACTCAGTATGAAACTTTTGTTGGTGAAAAAATACAGAAGTTTGTTATTCCTGTTAGAAAAGGAAGAAACCTAGCTGTTATCATTGAAGCAGCAGCCCTATCATTTAGATTAAAAAGAATGGGACACAATACTCCTTTAGAATTTCTTAATAAATCTCAAGAAATAATACAAAAAAAGAAAAAAGAGAGGGAAGAAAATATGAATACAAATAGTTTAGCAGTTACAAAACTAATAAATGAGTTTGATTTAGAAGTAAAATATGGTAGAGATAAAGTGACAAGTACATATATAAAATCTTCTAATGTGTACCGTCCCTCTTTGTCACTTATAGGATTTTTTGATTTAATAGAAGAAGTTTCTAATATAGGTATACAAATATTTTCAAAAATGGAATTTAACTTTTTAGATAAGCTTTGTCCAACAGATAGAATTAATAATTTAAAGAAATTCCTGTCTTTTGATATACCTATGATAGTATTGACAGAAGACGCTAATGCTCCTGATTATTTCTTTGAGTTAGTACAAAAAAGTGGACATATTTTAGCTATTGCTCCATATAAAAAATCTTCTCAAATAATTGCAAATTTTAATAACTACTTGGACTCTTTCTTCTCAGAAACAATAAGTGTCCATGGAGTTTTAGTTGAGCTTTTTGGTTTTGGAGTTTTACTTACAGGTAAAAGTGGAATAGGAAAAAGTGAAACAGCGTTAGAGCTTATACATAGAGGTCATAGACTTATAGCTGATGACATGGTTAAATTCTATAGAGATACTCAAGGAGACATCGTTGGAAAATCAGCTGAACTTCCATTCTTTATGGAAATAAGAGGTCTAGGAATTATAGATATAAAAACTTTATACGGAATGAGTTCTGTAAGATTATCTAAAAGATTAGATATGATAATAGAGCTAAAAGCACTTGATAACTCTGACTATATGTCAGCTCCAACAACTCACCTTTATGAAGATGTTTTAGGTAAACCTATTAAGAAAAGAATACTTGAAATTTCTTCAGGTAGAAATGCTGCTGCCATGGTTGAAGTTATGGTTATGGACTATATGTCTGGTTTACTTGGTCAAAAATAA
- a CDS encoding DHH family phosphoesterase gives MKEFIEKFKEIKAIIEENQNIILTAHINPDGDAVGSGLGLFLTLKETYKDKNIRFVLQDSIPYTTKFLKGSEEIETYNSEEKYSTDLLIFLDSATRERTGETGKNIEAKLSINIDHHMSNPSYGDVNCVITYSSSTSEIVYHFLKYMDYPISLATAEALYLGLVNDTGNFSHSNVKVETMMMATDLISLGVNNNYIVTNFLNSNSYQTLKMLGDALTKFEFYPEKKLSYYYLDHATMEKYGAKKEDTEGVVEKILSYHEASVSLFLRQEADGKIKGSMRSKYETNVNKIAALFGGGGHYKAAGFSSDLAPKEILDIVLKNLD, from the coding sequence TTGAAAGAATTTATTGAAAAATTTAAAGAAATAAAAGCTATTATTGAAGAAAATCAAAATATTATATTAACAGCTCATATTAACCCTGATGGTGATGCTGTAGGTTCAGGACTAGGTTTATTTCTTACATTAAAAGAAACTTATAAAGATAAGAATATTAGATTTGTTTTACAAGATAGTATTCCCTATACTACCAAATTTTTAAAGGGTTCTGAAGAAATAGAAACTTATAATAGTGAAGAAAAATATTCAACTGATTTATTGATATTTTTAGATTCAGCTACAAGAGAAAGAACTGGAGAAACTGGAAAAAATATAGAAGCAAAACTTAGTATTAATATCGATCATCATATGAGTAATCCAAGTTATGGCGATGTGAATTGTGTTATAACATATTCATCTTCAACTTCTGAAATTGTCTATCACTTTTTAAAATATATGGATTATCCGATAAGTTTAGCCACAGCTGAGGCTTTGTATTTAGGTCTAGTAAATGACACAGGAAATTTCTCTCATAGCAATGTAAAAGTTGAAACTATGATGATGGCTACAGATTTAATTTCACTTGGTGTAAATAATAACTATATAGTAACTAATTTTTTAAACTCAAATTCTTATCAAACTTTAAAAATGTTAGGAGATGCCTTAACAAAGTTTGAATTTTATCCTGAGAAGAAATTATCATATTATTATTTAGATCATGCAACTATGGAAAAATATGGAGCTAAAAAAGAAGATACTGAAGGTGTAGTTGAAAAAATTTTATCATATCATGAAGCCTCTGTTTCATTATTTTTGAGACAAGAAGCTGATGGAAAAATAAAAGGAAGTATGAGATCTAAATATGAGACAAATGTCAATAAAATTGCTGCTCTTTTTGGTGGTGGTGGTCACTATAAAGCTGCTGGTTTTTCAAGTGATTTAGCCCCTAAAGAAATCTTAGATATTGTTTTAAAAAACTTAGACTGA
- a CDS encoding ABC transporter substrate-binding protein produces the protein MKKIKILFILILSLLLISCGNKEETVEKVEQIFYTAMPKQEYNLNPQSYTGNERALITQIFEGLTELKDEGARYVGVLNIEHSDDFKEWTFTLRDDLKWSDNQKITAETYLESWLNTLENSNSDEIYRMFVIKGAEDFSKKKLDKNSVGIKVQENKLIVTLNSPIKNFDEWVSNSIFYPIREENASLTLDKKIVNGAFKVSTYNEDSIVLVRNENYWDNINTKLKEVNIALVENDIMAYEMFSRNEIDYFGEPFYSIPFDRLGQVNTLPEKLVFPSTRYWYISIPNETKEKIFEKAELRKLMYAVTDPEFMGKVIIENNSPSIFEHPHPSSEVLNKAKEDFEKLNIKFSETPYIAYFSADKLLQKKLLLSTVKEWVGNFKIPIRVSSNTDSPITFKIENYLVGTNNKNDLYHYINYKYNTKIKTDEEFLDSLVVIPLLQEYNTVLSRSSVRGLNLTPSGDLYLKYINMQ, from the coding sequence ATGAAAAAAATAAAAATATTATTTATTTTAATTTTAAGCCTTTTATTAATTTCTTGTGGTAATAAAGAGGAAACTGTTGAAAAGGTTGAGCAAATATTTTATACTGCCATGCCTAAGCAAGAGTATAATTTAAATCCTCAATCTTATACTGGAAATGAAAGAGCTTTAATAACTCAAATATTTGAAGGCTTAACTGAATTAAAAGATGAAGGTGCAAGATATGTTGGAGTACTTAATATTGAGCATTCAGATGATTTTAAAGAATGGACTTTCACTTTAAGAGATGATTTAAAATGGTCTGATAATCAAAAAATAACTGCTGAAACTTATCTTGAAAGTTGGTTAAATACCCTAGAGAATTCAAATTCAGATGAGATATATAGAATGTTTGTTATCAAGGGAGCCGAAGATTTTTCTAAAAAAAAGCTAGATAAAAATTCTGTTGGAATAAAAGTTCAAGAAAATAAATTAATTGTAACTTTAAATTCTCCAATTAAGAACTTTGATGAATGGGTAAGTAACTCTATATTCTATCCAATCAGAGAAGAAAATGCTAGTTTAACTCTTGATAAAAAGATTGTAAATGGTGCTTTTAAGGTTTCTACTTACAATGAAGATTCAATTGTCTTAGTAAGAAATGAAAATTACTGGGATAATATCAATACAAAATTAAAAGAAGTTAATATTGCTCTTGTAGAGAATGATATTATGGCTTACGAGATGTTTTCTCGTAATGAAATAGACTATTTTGGAGAGCCATTTTACTCTATACCTTTTGATAGATTAGGACAAGTGAATACTTTACCAGAAAAATTAGTTTTTCCTAGCACTAGATATTGGTATATCTCTATACCTAATGAAACAAAGGAAAAGATATTTGAAAAAGCTGAGTTAAGAAAGCTTATGTATGCTGTGACTGATCCTGAATTTATGGGAAAAGTTATAATAGAAAATAACTCTCCTAGTATTTTTGAGCATCCTCATCCTTCTTCAGAAGTTTTAAATAAGGCTAAGGAAGACTTTGAAAAATTAAATATTAAATTCTCAGAGACTCCTTATATAGCTTATTTTTCAGCTGATAAGTTATTACAAAAAAAATTATTATTATCAACTGTTAAGGAATGGGTAGGAAATTTTAAAATTCCAATAAGAGTTAGTTCTAATACTGATTCTCCTATAACTTTCAAAATTGAAAATTATTTAGTTGGAACAAATAATAAAAATGATTTATATCACTATATAAATTATAAATATAATACTAAGATAAAAACAGATGAAGAATTCTTAGATTCTTTAGTTGTTATTCCACTTTTACAGGAATATAACACTGTTTTATCTCGTTCAAGTGTAAGAGGTTTAAATCTTACTCCTAGTGGAGATTTATATTTAAAGTATATAAATATGCAATAA